One Bythopirellula goksoeyrii genomic window, CGCTATCGCTCCGATCGCTAGCGACCAACTCATCTCGCGGCGATGTTCCCACGGACTGCGTGCGATGAGTGTCGCGGCTTTGGTCGGCGACCATTCGCGCACGACGCCAGCTTCCGTTCGTGTGGCTTGAGTGCCTGCTTTGCCGACGAGACTCACCAAGGGAACACCTATCAGATTCGTCATTGCGAGCCAAGTGACAACGGCTAGTGGAATAGTTGCCCGGTCTAGTTGCCACCGCCAACTCTCGTCGAGCGAGAAGAAGTGTGCACTCGGCAACCAATTCACAATGGCCGCCAGCAAGATCAACACCAGACAAACAGCAATCACTGTTCCCCACACAAGGTCGCTGGTCGCAAAGTCTACTTGTCCTGCATCGTCAACCAGCGGCACGATGGGCCCACTCAACGAACCAACACTCGCCGAGGTATACACTTCCTCAGCAAAAGTGCGCACCTGAAAGAGATCGGTCACAGTGATTTCTCCCAGGCACACCACTGCAACCCACAAGGCACCTGTCAAAATACCCGCTTTTGCGCGCGGCACGCTCACGGCTAACAAAACTTTCCACGGGGGCGCATCAAGCAAAGCGTCTTCCTCTGCCTCACGGGGAATTGTGAGCAACGCAGCGGCAACCAACAGCGCTACCCAGGGGACACCCGCCAAGCCATGCACCCACACTGCCGCTGTCCAACCTGAAAGTAGAACTCCTTGGTCGTAAAGGTTTCCAGGTGGAATGAGCCAGCCCCCCTGCCCCAACGCAGCTTGCCAGGCAGCAGCTTGGACGAAAAGAGGGACGAACAACCACGCCAACAACATCCACTGTAGAGATTTGCGCCCTGGGAGCGTTGTCTTCGTTATCGCCAAAGCCAGCAAAGTTCCCAAGGGGACGGCAATTGCTACTGCACCCACCGACAGCCACAGAGAATTAAGCAGCAGTCCGCGCAGCCGGGCGCTGGCGAAACCAAGACTCACGCACGCACACATGCCTGCTAGCAAGACGAGTCGCAAAGGTCTTGGCGACGCTTGAGAATCAGCCAGCATGGTCTCTCCATAGAACAGGAACACATCAAGTACCGCGTCACTGCTAGCAATTCTGCAGCGGAGCGGCAAGCTACTCTACCAATTCCTCAGGTTGGCATGGTAGCCCCCAGCGTGGTTTGCTAATGTCTCGCGCATGAACTGGGCACCAAGAAAACTCCGCCGATTTTCTGCATTCTGGCTCTGCGCCATTGGGCTTTCAACGATCCTGTTGCCGGGCTGCAGCACAACGATGCCGTGGGACCGCAAGGAATACACGTCGATTATCACCCCTGCGATGCGAATCTCAGCGATCCAGGAGTCGGCCTCGCGAGCATCCAACGGCGATTCCACGGAACAGCAGCGACTTGTGGAAGAATTGGCCATGCAGATCCGCACTGAAAGTGATCCGCTGGTCCGTGCTGCCATTCAAGAATCCCTGGGAGATATCCAAGTTCCTCTGGCCCGCGATGTGCTCATCGCCGGGCTCAATGATGACGACCTCGATGTGAAACTCATCTGCTGTCGAAAGTTGGGAGATCGGGGCGAACCTGAAAACGTGCCAATCCTTCGCAAGCTACTCGAAGGTGGCGAAGTCTTGGATGTAAAATTGGCCGCCACGGATGCCTTGGGGAATATCCGCTCAACCGAGAGCGTGAAGACTCTATCTATCGCGCTCAAAGACCGAGATCCCGCCCTGCAATACGCTGGAGTGGAAGCTTTGAAGCAACTCAGCGACCAGGATTTCGGCAACGATGTTGCCGCCTGGCAAAAGTTCGCCGATGCGGGTCAGATCACCGTGAAATCGGAAATCTCAGTTGCTGAGAGCGTAATGCAGATGTCGCCATTCTAGTGGTCTGTCAAGTTTTTTTGTTTTGAGATTGAGCGGATCGACGCTATCCTCCGGCAGCGTTGAAATACTGGTTCCAACTTGACTACGGACTAGTACCATAGGTGCAATCGCGGGCAGACATTCGATGCTAGCACTTTTCTTCCGATGGCTCGTGAAGCCTTAGGTTTCTCTCAAACCTCCTACCTTCTCACGTGCTGAGATTCTCTCAGCTTGACTCTTTTTTTCCGGGTGAATTCCCAGCCCGCCAGACCCGATATCAGTTCCTACGGGATTGTGTGTTTTTGATATCCCAATGCTTCACGAGCCAGTTTGATTGGGACTGCTGGCAAACTACCGTCAC contains:
- a CDS encoding HEAT repeat domain-containing protein, whose translation is MNWAPRKLRRFSAFWLCAIGLSTILLPGCSTTMPWDRKEYTSIITPAMRISAIQESASRASNGDSTEQQRLVEELAMQIRTESDPLVRAAIQESLGDIQVPLARDVLIAGLNDDDLDVKLICCRKLGDRGEPENVPILRKLLEGGEVLDVKLAATDALGNIRSTESVKTLSIALKDRDPALQYAGVEALKQLSDQDFGNDVAAWQKFADAGQITVKSEISVAESVMQMSPF
- a CDS encoding ABC transporter permease, with translation MLADSQASPRPLRLVLLAGMCACVSLGFASARLRGLLLNSLWLSVGAVAIAVPLGTLLALAITKTTLPGRKSLQWMLLAWLFVPLFVQAAAWQAALGQGGWLIPPGNLYDQGVLLSGWTAAVWVHGLAGVPWVALLVAAALLTIPREAEEDALLDAPPWKVLLAVSVPRAKAGILTGALWVAVVCLGEITVTDLFQVRTFAEEVYTSASVGSLSGPIVPLVDDAGQVDFATSDLVWGTVIAVCLVLILLAAIVNWLPSAHFFSLDESWRWQLDRATIPLAVVTWLAMTNLIGVPLVSLVGKAGTQATRTEAGVVREWSPTKAATLIARSPWEHRREMSWSLAIGAIAATLATVFGVLIAWALRTGWLPLSFTAILLATMFALPGPLIGVWLIRLLNHSADSPWAWLNSWYDDTILAPILAQWMRTLPLATLLIWSQFASISQQVLDSATSEGANWWRQLVQIAIPLRASVILAAFGLSLIVAVGELAATILVLPPGVSTLSVRIFGLVHYGADDQVSAICLALALITGIGTIAVAWLLGRLNPAGQPYASQHDRLE